Proteins encoded within one genomic window of Aurantiacibacter spongiae:
- the prsK gene encoding XrtA/PEP-CTERM system histidine kinase PrsK: protein MIGPVWNLLVYCAYLLAAGAAIALALWLATGRQAKGIAGRATAAALLVNAAWAVAVATAGEASLAARTILACTNLAWIWMLYRLFGHDERDKHLGPIRPVVFALAFVELLQFAMIAASVRYQALAGADVLIARFALTLRLLFCVGGLVLVHNLYAGASQQAREALRWPAAALGGVWLYDLNVYTIAYLGAGTPALLWQLRAGILLLAVALLAVGTLRSKSDLRFRPSRSFAFQSFSLLLIGAYLVVMVVVAQGLSYLGTGYANVLQTGFVLLASALALTVLPSKRLRGWLRVTVAKNLFQHRYDYRAEWLRFTDTIGRAGPEAPPLPERAVQAVADITDSPAGLLLTPREEGGLALAARWQWTGIDVPARALDMSGARYFEQSQFILDLDDTRKGRTQTVPASATPAWLTEDARAWAMIPLLHYERLVGLVVLARPLAARRLDWEDFDLLRVVGRQLASYLAEASSQDALGEAQRFDEFNRRMAFVMHDIKNLASQLSLLAKNAEKHAEKPEFRADMILTLRNSTDKLTGLLARLNRYGAHSGRAKGLVDLSKVMRRVARQFRTNASVSLVEQEHICATGDAEALEQALVHLVQNGIEAGGATGQVVLTTSIDGGHALIEIADTGAGMSPEFIRTRLFKPFHSSKPGGFGIGAFEARELVRGMGGTIDVESREALGTRFLIRLPLAEMAAIRTRNPEKTSEIA, encoded by the coding sequence GTGATCGGGCCGGTTTGGAACCTTCTGGTGTACTGCGCCTATCTTCTCGCCGCCGGTGCGGCGATTGCGCTGGCGCTGTGGCTGGCGACCGGCCGGCAGGCGAAAGGCATAGCGGGCAGGGCGACCGCGGCTGCCCTGCTGGTCAACGCCGCATGGGCGGTAGCGGTAGCGACCGCAGGCGAGGCGAGCTTGGCGGCCCGGACGATCCTCGCTTGCACGAACCTTGCCTGGATCTGGATGCTCTATCGCCTGTTCGGCCACGACGAGCGGGACAAGCATCTCGGGCCGATCCGGCCTGTCGTGTTCGCGCTGGCCTTCGTCGAACTGCTGCAATTCGCCATGATCGCCGCCAGCGTTCGATATCAGGCGCTGGCCGGCGCGGATGTACTCATCGCCCGCTTTGCGCTGACCCTGCGCCTGCTGTTCTGCGTCGGCGGGCTGGTGCTGGTGCACAACCTTTACGCCGGGGCCAGCCAGCAGGCGCGAGAAGCGTTGCGGTGGCCAGCCGCGGCGCTGGGCGGGGTGTGGCTGTACGATCTCAATGTCTACACCATCGCCTATCTCGGTGCCGGCACGCCCGCCCTGCTATGGCAGTTGCGCGCCGGCATCCTTCTGCTGGCGGTCGCGCTGCTTGCCGTCGGAACGCTCCGCAGCAAGAGCGACCTGCGCTTCCGCCCTTCCCGCAGCTTTGCCTTCCAGTCCTTTTCCCTGCTGCTGATCGGTGCCTACCTGGTGGTAATGGTCGTCGTCGCCCAGGGATTGAGCTATCTCGGCACGGGCTACGCGAACGTGCTGCAGACCGGCTTCGTTCTTCTTGCCAGTGCGCTGGCGCTTACGGTTCTGCCCTCGAAGCGATTGCGCGGCTGGCTGCGCGTCACCGTGGCCAAGAACCTGTTCCAGCATCGCTACGATTACCGGGCGGAGTGGCTTCGTTTTACCGATACCATCGGTCGCGCAGGTCCGGAGGCGCCGCCGCTGCCCGAGCGCGCGGTTCAGGCGGTTGCGGATATCACCGACAGTCCGGCGGGCCTGTTGCTGACTCCGCGCGAAGAAGGCGGGTTGGCGCTGGCCGCGCGCTGGCAATGGACTGGCATCGACGTTCCCGCACGCGCGCTCGATATGTCCGGCGCGCGCTATTTCGAGCAGAGCCAGTTCATCCTCGATCTGGACGACACGCGAAAGGGGCGCACGCAGACGGTCCCGGCAAGCGCGACTCCGGCCTGGCTGACCGAGGACGCGCGCGCGTGGGCGATGATCCCGCTGCTCCATTACGAAAGGCTGGTCGGTCTGGTGGTGCTGGCGCGTCCGCTCGCCGCCCGGCGGCTCGACTGGGAAGATTTCGATCTTCTTCGCGTGGTCGGGCGCCAACTCGCCAGCTACCTCGCCGAAGCTTCATCCCAGGACGCGCTCGGGGAAGCGCAGCGTTTCGATGAATTCAATCGGCGCATGGCCTTCGTCATGCACGACATCAAGAACCTGGCAAGCCAGCTCTCGCTTCTGGCGAAGAATGCGGAAAAGCATGCGGAAAAGCCGGAATTTCGTGCTGACATGATCCTCACTTTGCGTAATTCGACCGACAAGCTGACCGGCTTGCTCGCCCGGCTGAACCGGTACGGCGCGCATTCCGGGCGCGCGAAAGGGCTCGTGGACCTGTCGAAGGTAATGCGCCGGGTCGCGCGGCAATTCCGGACGAACGCCTCGGTTTCGCTGGTCGAACAGGAGCACATCTGCGCCACCGGGGATGCCGAGGCACTCGAACAGGCTCTGGTTCATCTGGTGCAGAACGGCATCGAGGCAGGTGGCGCGACGGGTCAGGTCGTCCTGACCACCTCCATCGACGGGGGCCACGCGCTGATCGAGATCGCCGATACCGGGGCCGGGATGTCGCCCGAATTCATCCGGACCCGGCTGTTCAAGCCATTCCATTCCTCCAAGCCCGGCGGTTTCGGGATCGGAGCGTTCGAAGCACGCGAACTGGTGCGCGGGATGGGCGGTACGATCGACGTCGAATCGCGCGAGGCTCTCGGCACCCGCTTCCTGATCCGCCTGCCATTGGCCGAAATGGCCGCTATCCGAACCAGAAACCCCGAAAAGACAAGCGAGATCGCCTGA
- a CDS encoding TIGR03013 family XrtA/PEP-CTERM system glycosyltransferase, which produces MIRIFKHYIPHAVLLLGLLDLALLLLAADLAWVLRADQIGMDSGHLSARAGPLSGFAAVTLTAMISVGVYGPDALRSMRFAGARLLVAVSLAILALALLDFLLPGQTYWRSTLLYAMGLAIALLVLNRLVTGGLLGTAAFRRRVIVLGAGVRAQRLKSLAAREESGFALVGFINMSDAEPQVPEAIQRAAIPDLSRYVADLGASEVVLALEERRNALPLKDLVRVKTAGVHVNEFSSFMERETGRVDLDTLNPSWLIFSDGFSSGRAISSAAKRLFDILASSVLLLATFPLIAMFAALVKLDSDGPAFFRQQRVGLYGQPFELVKLRSMRIDAEKDGAKWAQAGDPRITRIGAFIRKVRIDELPQVWTVLRGHMSFVGPRPEVPQFVADLDRQLPYYAERHMVKPGITGWAQINYPYGASTEDSRHKLEYDLYYAKNYTPFLDLLIMLQTLRVILWPEGAR; this is translated from the coding sequence ATGATACGCATCTTCAAGCACTACATACCGCATGCGGTCCTGTTGCTCGGGCTTCTCGATCTTGCCCTGCTGCTGCTGGCAGCCGATCTCGCATGGGTATTGCGCGCGGATCAGATCGGGATGGACTCCGGCCATTTGTCCGCCCGCGCGGGACCGCTTTCGGGATTTGCCGCGGTCACGCTGACCGCGATGATCTCGGTCGGGGTCTATGGCCCGGACGCGCTTCGCTCGATGCGCTTCGCGGGCGCGCGGTTGCTGGTAGCCGTAAGCCTCGCGATCCTGGCGCTAGCGCTGCTCGATTTCCTGCTGCCCGGCCAGACCTACTGGCGCTCGACCCTGCTTTACGCGATGGGACTGGCGATTGCGCTGCTGGTCCTGAACCGTCTCGTAACCGGCGGCCTGCTCGGGACGGCGGCATTCCGTCGGCGGGTCATCGTACTGGGCGCCGGCGTGCGCGCGCAACGACTGAAGTCGCTGGCGGCGCGGGAGGAAAGCGGTTTCGCCCTCGTCGGCTTCATCAACATGTCCGATGCCGAGCCACAGGTGCCCGAAGCGATCCAGCGCGCGGCTATTCCCGACCTTTCCCGCTACGTCGCCGATCTGGGGGCGAGCGAGGTGGTGCTGGCGCTGGAGGAACGGCGCAACGCCCTGCCGCTGAAGGACCTCGTCCGGGTCAAGACGGCGGGTGTGCACGTGAACGAGTTTTCCAGTTTCATGGAGCGCGAGACGGGCCGCGTCGATCTCGACACGCTCAATCCGAGCTGGCTGATCTTCTCGGACGGCTTTTCAAGCGGACGCGCCATATCGAGCGCGGCCAAGCGGCTGTTCGATATCCTCGCCAGCAGCGTGCTGCTGCTCGCCACCTTTCCACTCATCGCCATGTTCGCCGCGCTGGTGAAGCTCGACAGCGACGGACCGGCTTTCTTCCGGCAGCAGCGCGTGGGACTCTACGGCCAGCCGTTCGAGCTGGTGAAGCTGCGCTCGATGCGCATCGATGCCGAGAAGGACGGTGCCAAATGGGCGCAGGCGGGCGATCCGCGCATCACCCGCATCGGAGCCTTCATCCGCAAGGTCCGCATCGACGAGCTGCCGCAGGTCTGGACAGTGCTTCGCGGCCATATGAGCTTCGTCGGCCCGCGCCCCGAAGTGCCGCAGTTCGTCGCCGATCTCGATCGTCAGCTACCCTATTACGCCGAACGGCACATGGTGAAGCCGGGTATCACCGGCTGGGCCCAGATCAATTACCCCTATGGCGCTTCCACTGAAGATTCGCGTCACAAGCTGGAATACGATCTGTATTACGCGAAGAACTACACGCCCTTCCTCGATCTCCTCATCATGTTGCAGACCCTGCGCGTGATCCTCTGGCCGGAGGGCGCGCGGTGA
- a CDS encoding thermonuclease family protein, with amino-acid sequence MTRHLPFLALAACTPAPPAMAQAEPLADCRITDGDTIRCGDERIRLLGIDAPELPGHCRQGRDCVEGDPYASTETLRRAMQGRLTIARAGTDRYGRTLAVVYADGVNLSCAQIEAGQAEYVERWDNGGMVARDCPGVR; translated from the coding sequence ATGACCCGCCACCTCCCCTTCCTCGCCCTCGCCGCCTGCACCCCGGCCCCGCCCGCGATGGCGCAAGCCGAACCGCTGGCGGACTGCCGGATTACCGACGGCGACACCATTCGCTGTGGCGACGAACGTATCCGGCTGCTGGGCATCGACGCGCCCGAATTGCCGGGACATTGCCGGCAGGGGCGTGATTGCGTTGAGGGCGATCCCTACGCTTCCACCGAGACGCTGCGCCGGGCCATGCAGGGTAGGCTCACCATCGCCCGCGCCGGGACTGACCGCTACGGACGCACGCTGGCCGTGGTCTATGCCGATGGCGTGAACCTGTCGTGCGCGCAGATCGAGGCGGGACAGGCGGAATATGTCGAGCGCTGGGACAACGGCGGCATGGTGGCGCGCGATTGTCCGGGGGTGAGGTAG
- a CDS encoding PEGA domain-containing protein yields the protein MHITYRVAALAVAAFGMSGCATVINGTSQPVEFQSDPDGAVIELVNGMTCQTPCQYSLKRGNDNRVTYSLEGYEPVTVYIQSRTGGGVVGNVLAGGIIGGVVDASNGASNHLYPDPVYVRMVPVGSSQPALLLKKDGEVISTVDEYNAGVMDDVVEGLQEQGVLAAGANVTN from the coding sequence ATGCATATCACGTATCGAGTCGCGGCGCTGGCCGTGGCGGCTTTCGGCATGTCCGGCTGTGCGACGGTCATCAACGGCACCAGTCAGCCGGTCGAGTTTCAGTCCGATCCCGATGGTGCGGTGATCGAGCTGGTCAACGGGATGACCTGCCAGACGCCGTGCCAGTACAGCCTGAAGCGCGGCAACGACAACCGCGTCACCTACTCGCTCGAAGGATACGAGCCGGTCACGGTCTACATTCAGAGCCGCACCGGCGGCGGTGTCGTCGGCAACGTCCTGGCCGGCGGAATTATCGGCGGCGTGGTGGACGCCTCGAACGGTGCATCCAACCACCTCTACCCCGATCCGGTCTATGTCCGCATGGTGCCGGTCGGATCGAGCCAACCGGCGCTGCTCCTCAAGAAGGACGGGGAGGTCATCTCGACCGTCGACGAGTACAATGCCGGCGTGATGGACGACGTCGTCGAAGGCCTGCAGGAGCAGGGCGTACTGGCGGCAGGCGCGAACGTCACCAATTGA
- a CDS encoding lysozyme, with translation MNRKPIFDAVDDLVPGIWNRPGTIEKMDAAIDAAEGIIVVRAPKPKGRQINAAGERLIKSFEGLELAAYPDPATGGEPWTIGYGHTGPEVHPGMVIDQEQADAFFDADTDRFEAAVDRLTNGKATDNQFAAMVSLAYNVGEANFSKSTLLKRHNAGLFGAAADQFKRWNRANGMVMRGLTRRREAEAALYRRGSRE, from the coding sequence ATGAACCGCAAACCCATATTCGACGCCGTTGACGATCTCGTTCCCGGGATCTGGAACCGCCCCGGCACCATCGAGAAGATGGATGCCGCCATCGACGCGGCGGAAGGCATCATCGTCGTTCGCGCGCCCAAGCCGAAAGGCCGGCAGATCAACGCGGCGGGCGAGCGGCTTATCAAGTCGTTCGAGGGGCTGGAACTGGCGGCTTATCCCGACCCGGCGACGGGCGGCGAGCCGTGGACCATCGGCTACGGCCACACCGGACCCGAAGTGCATCCCGGCATGGTCATCGACCAGGAACAGGCCGATGCGTTCTTTGACGCCGACACTGACCGGTTCGAAGCGGCGGTGGACCGGCTGACCAACGGCAAGGCGACCGACAACCAGTTCGCCGCGATGGTATCGCTGGCCTACAACGTAGGCGAGGCCAACTTCTCGAAGTCCACGCTGCTCAAGCGCCACAATGCGGGTCTGTTCGGAGCCGCTGCCGATCAGTTCAAGCGCTGGAACCGGGCGAACGGCATGGTCATGCGCGGCCTGACCCGGCGACGCGAGGCGGAAGCGGCGTTGTATCGGAGAGGTTCCCGTGAGTAG